The Lineus longissimus chromosome 6, tnLinLong1.2, whole genome shotgun sequence sequence CCAGACTGGGTAGATAAGGAAGTTGATGAATGGTGTGGATTCTATGAATAATATTTGGTTAGCTATATTATTACTGCCAGAAAAACCACCGAAGCAAATGAGCAGCCACCTGGTGAGTTTTTCCAATACCAGCCCTATTGTTAGGAGAATCCAACCACCACTGCCAAGGGAAGGAAATTACCTATGTTACCACCGCAGCCATTTGGGCAACTTTGATTTCAGGTTAAATTTCGTCTTCAGGCCGGTACTGGTCCCTGGAAAAATACCCATAGTGCATCAGTATCGAGTTAAGACAGGTTCATTTTAAAGCTACTTTTCCGAATCTTAGCAACTTGGGCCATAACAAAATGATTAAAGATAAAATGTCCCAGAGTTATTCTCTTCTTCTGTGAGTCTCAGAAATGAGGCCAAGATTGAGTAAGCCGCCAAACTCCTACCAGTTCCAGATTCTGTCACGAGATAGCGCTCTGTCTACCTACTTGGGCTTCCACATGATGAATGGACCGTATTAGACAGCCATCAAGGGACGAACTGGCATTGCCTGATAGCGGCACACGAATGCCGACATAAGCCATCATTTCTAGCATATTCGGCTGATAAATCTAGAGCTTAGGGTATTGATTCCCTTAGAGAGAGAAGCAAGATTGAGGCCGAGGATTAGGGCTTCCTGTGTGCAAAGGAAAAGGCTACTGAATCAACAACTAATGTTGAGTCTTCAAGGAGATATTGACAAATTCTCACCGTAAATACCGAGAGCAGAGTAGATTCTAATGAAATAGGGCCCGCACCTACATTTAACCTGAATGGACCAGACTGACGCTAATGATGGCAGACTTGTTGAAGAGAAGGACTTGAATGACTCAATGACTAGATCTGGAGGGTGCTCCTCATGCAACAGCTCAAATTAGTAACTGACATACCTGATTACCACGGTTATACTACAAACCAACTGGGATTCCCTCAACGTCTTATCATCAACAACATTTGTTAGGCACGATATTTAACAGATCATAAACAAGCCCCATGTTATCATGGGCTTAGAGCACTGTACACAACAGGGATTCATAGTCAACACTATGCAGAGAGGTGGTGGGTTTGTATAAAAAATATGTTCTTTCCTCTTGACTAATTGAGTATTAACAGGGTGTGTTCGACAGTAAGCctcaaaatatcaccaaaaatATTTACTCCAATGAACTTCATATGCACTTCTGAGAGCTATCTCTGGATGGGAAACCATTTGCTGCTTTTCACAATGGATGGCTCCATCACACCAGGATACCTGACCAACAAATGCTGTGAGTGACTCGTCAAGCCAACAGAATCGCAGCGCAGGCCGACATACTCAGCTGAATCTCACATTCCATAGCATTTGTGGGTCTTGTATTCTGTCATTGGCAATATTCAATGAAACCTTTTGAGCATTTAGCTTGGCTATACTGAGCATTAACCATGCAGACATCACTGAGCTTCAGTTATATGAGATATAGGAATGGTGTCTATGTAAATGCAATATTCTCTCAAAATATAGAATGTATATGAATGATCATTGTTATATCTTCATCTTCAACAATAAAGTGAAAGGAAAAGTTGATTGTGTTACTATCTTTTATACTAAACTCTATCTAACACATTACCAGCACGGATAGGTGAGTCATTCATACAGAAAGTGTACTTCATCTTCAAATGTTTCTGATACATTAACCTATACCTAGTCAGAGTCAGGACAAGTTTGGAAAAGGTCAAGGCCAACTGaatatgaccttgacattggtTTTGATGATAGTTCCTGACCCCATTCATCCCACTGCCATCAATCATAAAACACAAAGGACACAAACGCAATGAAAAGTTTTCCCACTCTCTGACCCAACAATTTCACCCCTGAGGGATTCATTGTGTtgactgaccttgacctttgaatCTTGACCTTTAgatgtgaccttgacattcCCCAATCTAGACTGAGACTGACCTAATGACCTACTATATCAACAAATGAGTTCATATTTAACAATTACTATCATAAAACCATTGCTTTTCTCCATTTCATCttgaccttgaaagtaggtcaCCACAGACACATTGTGACCTTGAAACAAAATCATCTCAAAGTCAAAAAAAATCATCTGACCTCCCAAAACTTCAGAAGGGCCTGAGGTGTTCTCAGTCGAGTGCTGGTGACCCACTTTCAACTTCAAATGACACAGAGTGTATCGGCTATCAACACTCATAGCAACTAAAATCGATGGAATACAGTGCCACCTATTGTGCCAAAAGTAAACTACACATTGCCTCGTTCTATACAAAGTTCATACAGCAACAAATGGAAGAGAATTTACTTGCAAAATCATCCTCCTCGTTCTCCGCTGCTTCTGCCTCCGCTGCCAACTCGGCAGGTGTTTTTCTCTTCCGGCCGATCCGACCTGCATCATCGTCTTGCTGTTGCAGTGCCAGCTCTTCTTTCTTCTTTATACCATACTGAAATGGAAAGGGGATCGCGTCAATAAAACAGGTCAGGTAAGATCAGTGTTAGTAGGCTCACTCACTGGATGTGACTCAGGAACAGTGTGGAAGTTAAATGCAGACAGACAAATCTTAGCTAAGATATAGGACCTTAAAGAGAATGGTATGAGTTACAAAGGCAGGTTACTCATTCAACATAACAAACCCGGACCTTATCTCGGATTTCTTGTCGCATCGTCTCTCTCTCTTCTTCCATCTTCCTGTGTTTTTCTTTCCGTCGCTCTTCAGCCTCACGTCGGGCTTCAGCGATCTCTGGATCTTCGCCGGCCTCGGCTCCATCGCCACCCTCACCCTTATCCTCATCACCACCGCCAACAGCACCTGTAAGATAGATCACAATACAACATTACAACGTGACCAAAAGGTGGCGCTGATGAGGCTGGAGTTTGAATAGAGATGACATCACAGCAAGCTCTCTATTGATCTTGAACTCAGGTGGATACATTGCACCAGTGACATAACATTCATGGTGATTAAGTGGGATCTTAAAACTTAAAACTGGCCAGAAGTATCTAAAGTCCCTGAGAATCAGCTTATCTACATTCATAAAGGGACTTGAGGAAAAGTTAAGTTATAGAATATCAGCTGAAAGAGGATGCGAGTATATGTACAAAGCTTTTGCCCCAAACCTCAGCTGAAACCCAAACAACCAACCTCACAGTGTTTAGTGAGACAactaatacctccagtttggtgtcCATTCCTTAAACATGCAGACTCATGCTTGGCATGCACCCTTGCGTTTCTGCATCAACAAAGAAACCAAATGCTTTACACTAAACACCTCCTCATAAGAGAGGGTGCTTATTAACCAGGAAATCATCTCTCACAGGTACAGGCACCAGCAAGGTCGCGCTCTTCATGACGAGGAGTAAATCATACCTCAACCACACCCTAGGGAAAGCCCGCATCCTTTATCGTATAGATAACCATAGGTTAAAAGCCTGGGACAAGCTTTGGTGAGATTATTGCTGTTTATTCAGTAttaggttttgattggtcgttTTAGTCGGTAAATTTACATAGACGACGATTGGCTTTCTGGATTGAGATTAGTTTCGCTTGGACAAAGAGACTGTGCCGATATCATGAGTCTCGCAGACCCTTTTAAGAAATTGTATAAATTAACCCCAGCCCTGCTTCATTAAAATGGATCAATTTCAATTAAACACGATCAAGGTACAGGATGCCAGGGACCATGCCAACTACCACCTTAATACCAACCAGGAATGAGAGTGAGGGGGGTGTGATGGATCTTAATCAGTTATGATGATATGGGGAAAGCTAAAGACAGGCACTTTTTATATAATCTACAAAGTGAATTATcatgttttattattatttttgaaGAATTACATGAATACGGCTATCAAAGTCACCAGGGGTTAGCATGTTAGCATAAAGAAAGAGACAAGCAAATACCAACCTTTCCACGCACCTGTCAGAGAAACAGAAAGAAACCAAACATAAGCACATAAATGAACATAAGCCACACACAAAtataataaaacaaaacaaacaataagTATGACAACAAATGAATACATCTATGGATGCTGAACAAATGGAAAATAAGCAAACttaaagtacagtggaacgctggtaacacgaccactcttGCACTAAGGGATGTGAACGTTTACTTTCTGACTTTCAGTGATTTTCAAAGCAGATACCCTCTGACCTCCCTGAAGGTCATGTTAGCCACCTCTGCTCCTTATACCACTACGTAGGACACAGACAGGCAAAATGAGACGACCCCACAGGACCAGTGACACCATGAGAGTCCACTCAATAACAGCAGATCAATGCCATCTCTTCCTCATAATTGTCTATTATTTCCACTCGGTTTACCAACATGGCCTCTGAGCAATCTGTCTCTTGGACTGGCGGCCCAATCTACCAATGTCTCCTCAAGGTTGAACTACGCCAGTGATAGGTTAACCCCAACGCTTGCAGATCAATAACAGTAATGATGATGTCTTTAATAGCGATTGGTACTAATTTCATCCGGTCTGTTTGTAAGAGCTTTACAACGACAGCCTCCACAGTACCTCAGAGACGTTCACCCTCCACAGCAATCTAGTCAGTCAAGCTCAATATAGCTGcacatttatctgtttttccgTCAATCCTTTCTAACAAACCTTTCTTTCTGGACATGATCTTCTAAGTGCTCTGACGTCAACACCACCATGAAATTGTACCAAGAGATTATTCCATGAAGATGAATGCAAAATCATATCTAAACATATCATGTATGAATGCTTTGTAGGTATAAAGACTTCTGATAAATAACGTGTAACAGAAGACCACCAACATGCGACTAGAGAAAGCTGCTCTCACACAATTGAAATGAATGGTAATCGTCCAAGAAATCTAAAACCAGGAAACGGTATGACATCGTAGAGAAAGGGAGATTTCAACGACGAAAGAACGTCTGATGATTATAGTCGCCACACGCAAGGAAACGTGAAACCGAAATGGTATTTTGCCCATTAAACGTTACGCAAGGTTTTTGTTGGAGAGCGTAGATGGTACAGCTTGTGACGGAAGGAGATTTCATCACAAGTTTGTTTTACAACATCAACAGCTTATTGCGAGTGAAGTTTCTTGTAGCGATCCATCACTGCAATGTCAGATCTACTCAATGATGAGGAAATAAACCCTCACATTCaaattagattttgaattaGGCAATATGAGAATAACATGGAGGTAAGACAACACAGGAGTTGATTCAATACTGACATACAGCAGACTTGAGAATGTGTTTGAAATAGTTAGACAAGTGCTGCATTCAAGACGGAATAGAGATTCAAACATGCGTTCAAAAAAGCGTATGTTTTTAATTAGTAAAAGTTTCATACAAGTGTGTGATAGTTTAATCATATGAATGTGTAAGAGTTCAATTCAATAAAATGGAAAATACGACAAGGTGTTGTCATTCTGTTCAAAAGTGTGACCAAAGAGTAAAACCATCAGAACCATTTCAGCCCAGAGGAGCCTAAACTCACTGGACGCCGTAGGACATAGTTACCAGTCCATCTTTGTAAACACTGGGTGTCAGGGAGAAACTAGCACAGGGTTGCCTCCACAAAAGACCACACTGCATTGGTGCTGGACACTCACCTTTCACACAGGTGATCATAAAACCAAAACATGTTTCTTTATGAAGCATAACTGGCTCAAAGTATCAGAGGGATGGAGAAGTGATTAAGCATCAAGTTCCCACCAATTTCGGACACAAATTGGCCCCAAATCAGTTTTTCTAATTGATGTTGGTTACCATGGTGTGATACTTGCTAATTGCTAAAATGGTTCATTCTGTTATTCTGATAAAGTAAGACAGTcaatgataaaatgatagaaATGTTCTTAAAATCGTTTTCCTATATGTTACTTACTCATAATGTTCATGGTAATAAGTGTCTTTACTGACCAGTAGCCAATTAGTAGGAAGTTGATGCCAATCAAGGGTGTTGTGACAGTTGTCAATCAAATTATAGGTTTTGAGCCAATCAGACACAAAGCTCACCACGAAGATGCTATTGGGTGTTTTTGAGCCAATCACGGCACAGATATAAGAAGGGATGATTGTATTGGCTGTTCTGAGCCAATCGAGCACAGAGTCTCTGGCTTGAAAGTATTGAGGTGAATCCCAGCCAATCAGCTTGAACCAATTGGTGTATTTCCCCTCACCCTACTACTAAAAGGCTGGGTCTATTTCAAACCTGCCATTAAGAAGCATGAAaggagaaatgaaaaatgaagtttcaaaatatcaaaatcaatgtctGAATCAAATAGAGAAACTCTACTCTGAATCATACAGAGCACCGGACAAAACACGCTCAGCCGTCCAATGGGGTAATTCAATTTAAAACAGATCTGTATTCTGCCCACGCCTTTGGAATCTAATAATCAGCCAGCGTCTGACCACATCACACCAAACTGTATTGACCGGGTCTCAAGGGTTTGCCCGGCGACTTCACAACTGTCACACTTTCTTACAATTTTATCAGAAATTGAAGCTTCACAGAAAGCGGGGAGAACTCTTGGACCGAAGCCCTCTTGCGTTCGTCAATGTGCATATGAGCTGGCCCCAATCATGACTACAGGTTCCAACCTTGGTCTAACCTGATGAGGTAAGCCATAAGAGAGAGCAACTGAATGCAAGAGAGATAGCCCCACAAACCTGCAAATCCATTTCACCCAGACTGAACAGCCAATATTCCAGACCCGACTCCTGTCATATATCATCATTCTGGCCCGACGCTAACTTGATAAGACTAAGAGCTAGCCCAAAAAACCCACCAATCCAATTCGCGAGATGCTACCCACGTCATTTAGAGTGCGAGTGACTGTCATACCTCTGGCTAATATTCATGATATCTCAGCCAGGTTTGATCAATTCGATATTGATCCTGGCGGCCCGCGGCTGGCATAAAGTGATCATGAACGCCAATACTGGTTTAGAGAAGAGGCACAAAAGACCGCCACATCAGTATACAACCATAGAGTGGTAACTCTATTGACACACAGTGAAATGCTTTGAATGATTCGGAAAACAAAACCAAACAGATGATACAAGGCTCACACACTTTGTTATGTTGAAGGGTGTTTTGTAACTTTCAACAAGGCCCGGTGCCTGTGCGAGATCATGACAGGCGCTCCAGGCATTTGATGAAGCTAATTAAGAAAGAAAGACATTACATCTTTTGTCTCTCCTCAGGTGCCATGGCAACAGTATCATGCtccgtttctgtttcaacatcatcgtcgatAACAGACGAGCGTGCGCCATAATGGCATTCATGACGGCAGCTTATCGTGATAGGCAGGAAATGCATTTGTTAGCATCTGCGATCAACAAGTTTCTTCACACGATTAGCGCCATCAATTGTTTTATACGAATAGCACTTTTGATGATCATCAGTTTGTTGACTGTCCCCTTGGGTACCACTTAGCCATTTCAACCCAGGGCCACACATGCACATGTTAGCTGAGATGCCGGGTTGCATGCAGTTACTGTTGCCGTTTTAGGGTACCATCTTTGATTCAGCGTGTAACCCTCAACACCCGCTAAACTGACAAGTTTGTGGTACTTGACAACCACAAGGAACGACAAACAACTCTGAAGCACTTTGTCACCATTCACAGAGTGTACCTCACAACAATGAGAAACATCAGGTCTCCTTGGCAGGCAACTACTTAGAACCTTCACATACAAGAgaacaaatgtcaaaatgaaacCATAAGGACTCAGGTAAACCCATTCGGAGGTGAGGCCTGGTGTGCTGCAAACCGTTTCCGTCGTAGCCTGCCCCACCTGGACCTCCCTGGTTCATACCACTGCGTTCTCGAAAGTCAATGGGGTCTGGACGAAAGCCCCTGATGACCTGAAGAGTCCAAGTGAGACCTTAAGGGCTCATGCCAACCCCAAGAGGCAAGGCTTGGCCAGTTACAAATGTAACTCCTCCCATTGTAGCCAGGAGCCCTAAAGACTAATCCCAGCGAATGGCAAAGACAGGTGATGGGAGATGAGGAGATATGAAGAGTATTAAGTGAAACTTGGCTGATCTGGTTAAGGTTCTCGTAAGCTGCCATTCAGAGAGACAAGGGGATGATGGTAAGACGTAAGAGGTATTTAGGTGCTGCTGTGGATAAGACAGGGTGGACCCTGGAGAGCAAAGAAGCAACTGGATGGACTAGACTTGGGCATTTGGTGAGAGTGACCCTATAAAGGTACACCGGGATGAACCATGGCCAAGGAACACATCTCAGTGTGATAGGGCAAAGTTCCTCAAGGTAGGAGGGATCTGATGTTACTTCCTAGGGCGTGGGGATCACGACTTAAGTAAATGGTAGGACCCGTAGGAAGCAACTGGATGGAGCATTGCCAAGGAAAACATCTCAGTGTGATAGGGTCAAGTACCTCAAGGTAGGAGGGATCTGATGTTACTTCCTAGGGCGTGGGGATCACGACTTAAGTAAATGGTAGGACCCGTAGGAAGCAACTGGATGGAGCATTGCCAAGGAAAACATCTCAGTGTGATAGGGTCAAGTACCTCAAGGTAGGAGGGATCTGATGTTACTTCCTAGGGCGTGGGGATCACGATTTAAGTAAATGGTAGGACCAGCAGGAAGCAACTGGATGGAGCAGTGCCAAGGAACACACGCGATGGTCTGTTCATTACACCCCAGCTAAATTCAATTTGACAACATCAGTTTAATACCATACTCTTCATGAATAAAATACTTCGCGATGATTGACAACAGAAATATTACATCTCCATTTAGCAACTCAAGTTTCAGGAAATCTTGTCGAGAACGCCCACTGGCAGTTTTTTTTATCAAGACGATTTTGTAGCGGAACATTTAGTGGCGGCAGTCATTAGGCAATGTCGACGCTGTTTCAATCAGTGGCAGCATGCTGGGGAAACGGATGTAAGAAAGGAACTGCCGGGGAATGCATTCGTCAGTTAAGGGATTCTTTTTGAGGCTTATGATGAAGAACCTGCTCTTAGCAATTGTAGAAGTTATGTCCTGTGTGCTCTGAGCTCTTCAATGGTAGAATTCGTAAAATAAAAGATCCCATGCAGCCAGGGGGCGCTTTGCTGCTGTGGATTACCAGCAGGGAGAATGAGGTGGCATCCTTACAAGGGTTCAAACCAATACAGCTCATGACACCATTCCAATCACATGCTCACCATCAACAACAAGACACCACAACATTGTTGTCAGATAGATCAGAATCCTCCTCTACCAGTATGTCATTACAGTCATTTAGACAAAGATAACCATATCATTACATGAGTATTCAAGGCAGCAGGGTGTATCAGATGTGTATCCCTGGAACCCTGGAACAGCTCATGTCTCATCAGGACTGGAGGCGATCAGGGAGCCGGGGACACACATCATTATATCATGGACAACATCCTGAGAGGCTGATCTTGCGTTATCATGAGAAGCGTGTCTCATTATGTCAGCTCCGCCTGAAGCCAGTGCTCAAGAAAGGTCATTTCTTATACATGATGGACTAAGATTGACACAAAAACATGAAAGGGATCACTACGGCACGTTGGGGAAGTTGTTCGTGCCAGAGCAACAAAGACCTTGTGTGGAATGATTTCCTTGAGGGCTACTTCGTTCTTCCACAAGTCATGCCTTGGGCCAGCTTACACCCCACCGGAAGACTGGGAAGACAGTCGGAATTCAGACTCCTTGAAGCATGCAATCACATGATAATAGAGGTAAGGGTGGAGAGAGTGTACCTGTCCCTACTGTTAAAGAAATGCACTGGCCAAGTAAGTAAAGGACCATTCCCACCAAGTTCTTGGTGACTGATCATGTCATGGGGGTGATAGGGTTAAAGGTTCTTGACGTACAGTCAACTGAGAACCTGAGAGCAGAGTGAGATAGAGAATCAGATCGTGTCAACATGAATCCCGTCAACATGAAAGCAGACTGGCTCGCGAGTAAGGCAAGGCCCCTTTGGGGAGTGTTAAACAGGACAAGATGGGAGTTGTGTTACTGAATGCTCTGTGGAGGCAACTGGAGGAAGGGGACCAGAGCTCATGCCAGAGCCTTCACCCTTCTGATGTTACAACAGAAACAGACAAAAAGATCAAAGATCAATCACTCCTATTTCATCTTGAGAATCCTCCTCATCTACAAGCATTGATTCTTCTCCTCTCTCTTTACCACAGAATCAAAAGCATTCAATCATAAATGTTTGGGTTCTCAACTCAAACTTAATTGATACATGTTTGAACTGCATGCCGACAGGGAATCGAAATCTATCGTTACCATAGAAACAGAGAATTGATTACTAGTATTAGTAGGGTTAGAATGAGATCGTGTCACATTAAACGTGTGAGATGCGGTATTCATAGGGCGAGCTGGGTATTGACACCCGTT is a genomic window containing:
- the LOC135489897 gene encoding complexin-like isoform X4, with translation MAGFIAKQMVGSQLSAVKGAWKGAVGGGDEDKGEGGDGAEAGEDPEIAEARREAEERRKEKHRKMEEERETMRQEIRDKYGIKKKEELALQQQDDDAGRIGRKRKTPAELAAEAEAAENEEDDFARTSTGLKTKFNLKSKLPKWLRW
- the LOC135489897 gene encoding complexin-like isoform X1; translation: MAGFIAKQMVGSQLSAVKGAWKGAVGGGDEDKGEGGDGAEAGEDPEIAEARREAEERRKEKHRKMEEERETMRQEIRDKYGIKKKEELALQQQDDDAGRIGRKRKTPAELAAEAEAAENEEDDFASQFIPSNVREMASKVTEMPTKLVSEVGEKCILQ
- the LOC135489897 gene encoding complexin-like isoform X2; this encodes MAGFIAKQMVGSQLSAVKGAVGGGDEDKGEGGDGAEAGEDPEIAEARREAEERRKEKHRKMEEERETMRQEIRDKYGIKKKEELALQQQDDDAGRIGRKRKTPAELAAEAEAAENEEDDFASQFIPSNVREMASKVTEMPTKLVSEVGEKCILQ
- the LOC135489897 gene encoding complexin-like isoform X3; protein product: MAGFIAKQMVGSQLSAVKGAWKGAVGGGDEDKGEGGDGAEAGEDPEIAEARREAEERRKEKHRKMEEERETMRQEIRDKYGIKKKEELALQQQDDDAGRIGRKRKTPAELAAEAEAAENEEDDFASQLPEPVREMAGKIQEKAKDCCSM